A window from Kovacikia minuta CCNUW1 encodes these proteins:
- the queA gene encoding tRNA preQ1(34) S-adenosylmethionine ribosyltransferase-isomerase QueA: MNLDRLLSSYDYNLPAERIAQMPAVPRDSSRLLVVKDQTHPIHAVFRDLPDLLRPGDLLVLNDTRVIPARLHGYKPGGSAVEILLLEPQPEPDRWLALVKPGKRLKPGAQIVFEGEGAEDIKQEVERGRGDAETQRCGDTETLIQNSKFKIQNSPTPHTPHPIPHTSLTATVLATDAATGGRILQFDVPPGESLACLIEQLGQVPLPPYITDTNAEPEQYQTVYASHSGAVAAPTAGLHFTPELLQQLEAQGINRAFVTLHVGVGTFRPVETAEITAHQMHAEWVDVPAQTVEQIYQTKANGGRIIAVGTTAVRSLEAAAQQGTLQPFRGKTELFIYPGYQWQVINGLITNFHLPKSSLLMMVSALIGRQRLLDLYQVAIEQQYRFYSFGDAMLILPEAIVGVTG, encoded by the coding sequence ATGAACCTCGATCGTCTCCTCAGTTCCTACGATTACAACTTACCCGCAGAGCGCATCGCCCAGATGCCTGCCGTTCCCAGGGACAGTTCCCGGCTACTCGTTGTGAAGGATCAGACCCACCCGATCCACGCAGTTTTTCGAGATTTACCGGACCTGTTGCGACCAGGGGATTTACTTGTTTTAAACGATACCCGTGTCATTCCAGCACGATTACATGGGTATAAACCAGGGGGATCAGCCGTTGAAATCCTGTTGCTGGAACCACAACCAGAACCCGATCGCTGGTTAGCCTTAGTTAAACCTGGTAAACGATTAAAGCCAGGAGCGCAGATTGTGTTTGAAGGAGAGGGAGCAGAAGACATAAAGCAAGAAGTAGAGAGAGGAAGGGGAGATGCGGAGACGCAGAGATGCGGAGACACAGAGACCTTAATTCAAAATTCAAAATTCAAAATTCAAAATTCTCCTACACCCCACACCCCACACCCCATACCCCATACCTCTCTTACAGCAACCGTTCTGGCAACCGACGCGGCAACAGGTGGGCGGATCTTGCAGTTTGATGTGCCACCCGGCGAATCGCTGGCATGCCTGATTGAACAATTGGGACAGGTGCCACTGCCGCCTTACATTACGGATACCAATGCCGAACCAGAGCAGTATCAAACTGTTTACGCCAGCCACTCTGGCGCGGTGGCAGCTCCTACTGCCGGATTGCATTTTACGCCAGAGCTATTGCAACAGTTAGAAGCACAGGGTATTAATCGGGCATTTGTAACGCTTCATGTGGGGGTTGGCACATTTCGTCCGGTTGAGACAGCGGAAATTACCGCACACCAGATGCATGCTGAGTGGGTAGATGTGCCTGCCCAAACGGTAGAACAAATTTACCAAACCAAAGCCAACGGCGGACGGATCATTGCGGTCGGAACAACTGCTGTGCGATCGCTGGAAGCCGCTGCCCAACAGGGAACTCTGCAACCATTTCGGGGAAAAACCGAGCTGTTTATCTACCCTGGCTACCAGTGGCAGGTTATTAATGGGCTGATTACCAATTTCCACCTACCCAAGTCCAGCTTATTGATGATGGTCAGCGCGTTAATCGGTCGCCAACGCCTGCTCGATTTGTATCAGGTGGCGATCGAACAGCAATACCGTTTTTACTCCTTTGGGGATGCGATGTTGATTTTGCCAGAAGCGATCGTAGGTGTCACGGGTTAG
- the purH gene encoding bifunctional phosphoribosylaminoimidazolecarboxamide formyltransferase/IMP cyclohydrolase, with product MSLLTVYPFEQTIAQPNVTLAEEIEQIDIGGPALLRASAKNHAHLTVLCSSAQYEGYLEELRQNRGETSLTFRQRCALQAFRHTGSYDRAIAAYLERQEAEAKEQEVEANDLPVTFTLFGQQLQALRYGENPHQPAAWYQMADTTTGWAAATKLQGKELSYNNLVDLEAARRIIAEFGDAQNSPAAAILKHTNPCGAALGSTLAEAYDKAYNADPVSAFGGIVALNRPIDAPTAMALTKIFLECVVAPDCEPEAAEILAAKSKVRVLLLPDLTKGPNQTVKAIAGGFLVQTSDDILADPTQWQVVTNQQPTSNQLEELLFAWKICKHVKSNAIVITRDRTTLGVGAGQMNRVGSVKIALEQAGEAAKGAVLASDGFFPFDDSVKAAAAAGIGAIVQPGGSLRDQDSIKAANDLGIVMVLTGVRHFLH from the coding sequence TTGTCGTTGTTAACCGTTTATCCCTTTGAACAAACGATCGCCCAGCCTAACGTGACCCTTGCCGAAGAGATCGAGCAGATCGATATAGGGGGGCCAGCATTGCTGCGAGCTTCGGCAAAGAACCATGCTCATCTAACAGTGTTGTGTAGTTCCGCTCAGTACGAAGGCTACTTAGAAGAACTCCGACAAAACAGGGGGGAAACTTCCCTGACATTCCGGCAACGATGTGCGCTCCAGGCTTTTCGGCATACGGGAAGTTACGATCGGGCGATCGCAGCTTATTTAGAAAGGCAGGAGGCAGAAGCCAAAGAGCAGGAGGTGGAAGCGAATGATCTTCCCGTAACCTTCACCCTATTTGGGCAGCAACTGCAAGCGTTGCGGTATGGGGAAAATCCGCATCAACCAGCCGCATGGTATCAGATGGCAGACACCACAACAGGATGGGCAGCAGCAACCAAACTCCAGGGAAAGGAGTTGAGCTACAACAATCTGGTCGATTTGGAAGCGGCGCGGCGGATCATTGCTGAGTTTGGAGATGCTCAGAATTCGCCCGCGGCTGCCATTCTAAAGCACACAAACCCTTGTGGTGCGGCACTGGGAAGTACCCTGGCAGAGGCTTACGATAAAGCATACAACGCCGACCCAGTATCTGCCTTTGGCGGAATCGTGGCACTGAACCGCCCGATCGATGCACCCACAGCAATGGCACTAACAAAAATCTTTTTGGAATGTGTGGTTGCACCGGACTGTGAACCGGAAGCAGCGGAGATTTTGGCAGCTAAGTCGAAGGTACGGGTATTACTGCTGCCTGATTTAACCAAGGGGCCCAATCAAACCGTAAAAGCGATCGCTGGTGGGTTTTTGGTACAAACATCCGATGATATCCTTGCTGATCCAACTCAGTGGCAAGTAGTTACTAACCAGCAACCGACCTCTAATCAGCTAGAAGAACTGCTGTTTGCCTGGAAAATCTGTAAACATGTGAAATCTAATGCAATTGTTATAACCCGCGATCGCACCACGTTGGGTGTGGGTGCAGGGCAAATGAATCGGGTTGGCTCTGTCAAAATTGCCCTGGAACAGGCGGGTGAAGCCGCTAAGGGAGCGGTTCTAGCGAGTGATGGCTTCTTTCCATTTGATGATTCAGTTAAAGCTGCCGCTGCGGCTGGGATTGGAGCGATCGTCCAACCGGGGGGGAGCCTGCGGGATCAGGATTCCATTAAAGCCGCCAACGATTTAGGAATCGTCATGGTCCTAACAGGCGTGCGACATTTCCTTCATTAG
- a CDS encoding transposase family protein yields MQRIPTEILNLPGIEVEDYTDVAGQLILNVEARTTAAICPRCQQTSHHLHQNHWYLARDSSISGRTVFLKINRRQCKCQTCGKPFSETLNFIGNRCKQTDRFAQSTVQQVLHSDIHNVALVNDLTDEEVWYQISSIKRCNILVHPFRNRTEYFVDEVMETACGLHNFRLTHRQLKAA; encoded by the coding sequence ATGCAGCGAATTCCAACTGAGATCCTAAATCTCCCTGGAATTGAGGTTGAAGACTACACCGATGTGGCAGGACAATTGATTCTCAATGTGGAAGCAAGAACGACCGCAGCGATTTGTCCACGTTGCCAACAAACAAGTCATCATCTGCATCAGAATCATTGGTATCTAGCGCGAGATTCAAGCATCAGTGGGCGAACCGTATTTCTTAAGATTAATCGTCGCCAATGCAAGTGTCAAACTTGTGGCAAGCCGTTCAGTGAAACCCTCAATTTTATCGGTAATCGCTGCAAGCAAACGGATCGATTTGCTCAATCAACTGTGCAACAGGTTTTGCACAGTGATATTCATAATGTTGCGCTTGTAAATGATCTAACTGATGAAGAAGTATGGTATCAAATCAGCAGCATCAAACGCTGCAATATTTTGGTGCATCCGTTTCGTAATCGGACGGAGTATTTTGTCGATGAGGTCATGGAAACGGCTTGTGGGTTACATAACTTCCGGCTCACCCATCGGCAACTCAAAGCGGCTTGA
- a CDS encoding 2Fe-2S iron-sulfur cluster-binding protein, producing the protein MAKLVRLEPIAQETSVETNGNLLSVLINKDLDVLKECGGRGMCATCHVYVRDGMESLSPINRREQRTLEVITTCKTNSRLACQARVLQNGVVVELPPGMYINSLKDIEALIGRRADQDLLHPLTGQVLVETGKLITRSTLKQIEDTTSFKIGEYFSHTTDV; encoded by the coding sequence ATGGCTAAACTTGTCAGACTTGAACCGATCGCCCAGGAAACCTCTGTTGAAACCAATGGCAATCTTCTATCTGTCCTGATTAACAAAGATCTCGATGTTCTCAAAGAGTGTGGTGGGAGAGGAATGTGCGCCACCTGTCACGTTTATGTTAGGGATGGAATGGAATCCCTTTCTCCCATCAATCGTCGAGAACAGCGCACTTTGGAGGTAATTACGACCTGCAAAACCAATTCTCGCCTAGCCTGCCAGGCTAGGGTTTTGCAGAATGGAGTGGTGGTTGAACTTCCTCCGGGTATGTATATCAATTCCTTAAAGGATATTGAAGCCCTAATTGGCAGACGAGCGGATCAGGATCTTTTGCACCCCCTGACCGGGCAGGTGCTTGTAGAAACTGGCAAACTCATTACCCGCTCTACACTCAAGCAAATTGAAGACACAACCAGCTTCAAAATTGGCGAGTACTTCTCCCATACAACGGATGTTTAG
- a CDS encoding transposase: MTIAQREQQIHRVKAVSFQPELDEALEQALREAVISAVKITLESALKEELKAELAKMGDDRPRRSGYFQRRLDTQYGQVKDLRVPKLRERNPEREWQILQRYQRGLGNLLNWLCCLYVMGLSLRDLQEALYFLIGHVLSRSAVNQVTLQIQQHLDTRRLAPIGKTPAILIVDGVWVEIQYTREAFKLDRAGHLRQSRQAEERVILAVLAVWEDGSYEILHYEIASDEGEAEWEALFEHLIARGLQADAVKLVVSDGSLGLPKALKKTLPQAQQQRCITHKIRGIERYLSYEDLPKTDEQEQPLKREDAKRQRRFEIASEAYQIYNAETLEQARQRLEQFITKWETQEPKAIQVFQRDLELTLTFYQFAPNLHRHIRTTNHLERLFREFRTKSDEIGAFPHETSCLTVFFLVIERDHAKHDRKTVAKNS; this comes from the coding sequence ATGACCATAGCCCAACGAGAACAACAAATCCATCGAGTCAAAGCCGTCAGTTTTCAACCTGAACTGGATGAGGCGTTAGAACAGGCCCTCAGAGAGGCCGTCATCAGTGCCGTCAAAATCACCTTGGAGAGCGCACTGAAAGAGGAACTCAAGGCAGAACTAGCCAAAATGGGAGACGATCGACCTCGACGTTCCGGGTATTTTCAACGGAGACTCGATACCCAGTATGGCCAGGTGAAGGATTTGCGAGTTCCGAAATTACGAGAACGCAACCCAGAACGAGAGTGGCAGATTCTCCAACGTTACCAACGGGGCTTAGGCAACCTGCTCAACTGGTTGTGTTGTTTGTATGTGATGGGACTGTCGTTGAGAGATTTGCAAGAGGCGCTATATTTTCTCATAGGACATGTGCTTTCCCGCAGTGCTGTGAACCAAGTCACCCTCCAGATTCAGCAACACTTAGACACTCGTCGCTTAGCCCCGATTGGCAAAACCCCTGCGATATTAATCGTCGATGGGGTGTGGGTAGAGATTCAATATACCCGAGAAGCGTTTAAGCTAGACCGGGCAGGACATCTGCGACAAAGTCGGCAGGCCGAAGAACGGGTAATTTTGGCAGTTCTAGCCGTCTGGGAGGATGGGTCTTATGAAATCCTGCATTATGAGATTGCCTCCGACGAAGGAGAAGCAGAGTGGGAGGCCTTGTTTGAGCATTTAATCGCCCGAGGACTGCAAGCCGATGCGGTGAAATTAGTGGTCAGTGATGGCAGTTTGGGATTGCCCAAGGCGTTGAAAAAGACCTTGCCCCAGGCCCAACAGCAACGCTGTATCACGCACAAAATCCGAGGGATTGAGCGCTATTTGAGTTATGAGGATTTGCCGAAAACCGATGAGCAGGAACAACCCCTGAAGCGGGAAGATGCCAAACGGCAGCGTCGATTTGAAATTGCCTCTGAGGCTTATCAAATCTACAATGCAGAGACTTTGGAGCAGGCAAGGCAACGGTTAGAGCAATTCATCACCAAATGGGAAACACAAGAACCCAAAGCCATCCAAGTCTTTCAACGCGATCTAGAGTTGACCCTGACTTTCTATCAATTTGCACCAAACCTGCATCGGCATATTCGCACCACTAATCATTTGGAGCGGCTATTTCGAGAATTTCGCACCAAGTCAGATGAAATTGGGGCATTCCCGCATGAAACGAGTTGCCTCACTGTCTTTTTCCTCGTGATTGAGCGTGATCATGCCAAACATGACCGTAAAACCGTGGCGAAAAATTCGTGA